One genomic region from Argentina anserina chromosome 2, drPotAnse1.1, whole genome shotgun sequence encodes:
- the LOC126784677 gene encoding formin-like protein 18 isoform X2: protein MALFRKFFYRKPPDGLLEISERIYVFDCCFSTDVWEDNEYKVYIGGIVAQLREQFVDASFLVFNFREGEKQSLIANILSEYDMTVMDYPRQYEGCPLLTMETIHHFLRSSESWLSLSHQNVLLLHCERGGWLVLAFMLAALLIYRKQYTGEHKTLDMIYKQAPQEILQLMSPLNPMPSQLRYLQYITRRNVGARWPPLDRALTLDCIIIRLIPNLDGEGGCRPLFRIYGQDPFMVVDRTPKVLFSTPKQSKLVRHYKQADCELVKIDIHCHIQGDVVLECISLDHDLQHEEMMFRIMFNTAFIRSNILMLNRDEIDTLWNIKDQFPKDFRAEILFSEMDAGTSLISIDSPGFEEKDGLPVEAFTKVQEIFSSVDWLDPKTDAALNVLQRIALSNAIQKLDSGSVNTTEPTAEELNSENNIRCPTFVARGKHGSVSAAQGRHGSASADDPETGDNTKTTTHVALGEQSMSNFEVSADASFSRKKFESQELQVALQRSAQSKFITQRVHKTLPAPVSYCSSLQVSPVSMSRYQSAPSALGITALLHDHAASSRQDEITHPVIVSPSSLSCSAADLTAPKSVQPGQLSISTPQLLSSSQTPLQLPLQFPGNATVAKTPAVVNLPSHLPAAVPQQTPNALQDSENTLQGTSQSALLSSSPPPPPLSGASPSSFVKSSVSTLPPPPPPPHFGSRASPCLSVKNFISSPPPPPAPPIPSFSQAALSTSFKNSVSVPLPPRSIRGTSSMNNSVSAPNSLSPPPPPSYPGTTSSVKNSVSAPPPPPPPPPGSASSSAACPTSSGLHMESTAVIMSGLPPPPPPPLSTSAITSAAPPPPPPPAFASKQSLSKNSVPVPPPPLPNGVLKTADSIPTSPSRAGNLDVSSIPGPPPGVPFSAKGRGLSRTISRNQAQPKKANLKPYHWLKLTRAMQGSLWAEAQKPDETTKTPEFDMSELESLFSAATPTTSEGHSGGKSGRRAAGPKSEKVQLIELRRAYNCEIMLTKVKIPLPDLMSSVLALDESALDVDQVENLIKFCPTKEEMDLLKGYNGDKENLGKCEQVSDLRKNLNTVNSVADEIRNSEKLKRIMQTILSLGNALNHGTARGSAIGFRLDSLLKLTDTRARNNKMTLMHYLCKVLAEKLPELLDFPKDLVSLEASTKIQLKYLAEEMQAISKGLEKVVQELTASENDGHVSETFCKTLKEFLGYAEAEVRSLALLYSNVGRNADALALYFGEDPARCPFEQVVSTLLNFVRMFVRAHGENCKQLEFERKKALKEAENEKMKGGTLSRRESGRLIQTPIKSTNIKS from the exons ATGGCGCTTTtcagaaagttcttttatcGGAAGCCACCTGATGGCCTCTTAGAGATCTCCGAAAGGATTTATG TTTTTGATTGCTGTTTCAGCACGGATGTCTGGGAAGACAATGAGTATAAAGTCTACATAGGAGGCATAGTCGCTCAACTTCGCGAACAGTTCGTTGATGCTTCATTCTTGGTCTTTAACTTTCGAGAAGGAGAAAAACAAAGCCTGATTGCTAACATATTGTCTGAGTATGACATGACTGTAATGGACTACCCGCGACAATATGAAGGTTGTCCACTTCTCACAATGGAGACAATTCACCACTTCTTGAGATCAAGTGAAAGCTGGCTATCACTCAGTCACCAAAATGTTCTCTTGTTGCATTGTGAACGAGGTGGATGGTTGGTATTGGCCTTCATGCTGGCTGCACTCTTAATTTACAGGAAGCAGTACACTGGGGAGCACAAGACGTTAGACATGATCTATAAGCAAGCCCCTCAAGAAATTTTGCAGTTAATGTCACCTCTAAATCCAATGCCTTCACAGCTGAGGTATCTTCAGTATATTACAAGACGAAACGTCGGAGCACGGTGGCCTCCACTGGATAGGGCACTTACGCTGGACTGCATAATTATTAGATTAATTCCTAATTTGGATGGAGAGGGTGGTTGCCGTCCATTGTTTAGAATATATGGACAGGATCCTTTCATGGTTGTTGATCGGACTCCTAAAGTTCTCTTTTCTACCCCAAAACAGAGCAAACTCGTACGACATTACAAGCAG GCAGATTGTGAACTAGTTAAAATTGATATTCATTGCCATATCCAAGGGGATGTGGTTCTAGAGTGTATTAGTTTGGATCATGATCTGCAACATGAAGAGATGATGTTTCGTATCATGTTCAATACAGCCTTTATAAGGTCCAATATTCTGATGCTTAATCGTGATGAAATAGATACACTATGGAATATTAAAGACCAATTTCCCAAGGATTTCAGAGCAGAG ATTCTTTTCTCCGAGATGGATGCCGGTACTTCTCTTATATCAATTGATTCGCCTGGTTTTGAGGAGAAAGATGGCCTTCCAGTGGAAGCATTTACAAAAGTCCAGGAGATCTTTAGCAGTGTGGATTGGCTAGATCCAAAAACGGATGCAGCACTTAATGTGCTCCAGCGGATTGCGTTGTCAAATGCTATTCAGAAGCTGGACAGTGGTTCAGTCAATACCACAGAACCAACTGCTGAAGAACTTAATTCAGAAAATAATATCAGGTGTCCTACTTTCGTGGCTCGGGGGAAACACGGCAGTGTTTCCGCAGCTCAGGGGAGACATGGCAGTGCTTCTGCTGATGATCCAGAAACAGGAGATAATACCAAGACTACCACTCATGTGGCTTTAGGAGAGCAATCTATGTCGAACTTTGAAGTGTCTGCAGATGCCAGTTTTAGTAGAAAAAAGTTTGAATCCCAAGAACTGCAAGTAGCTCTCCAACGGTCTGCCCAATCTAAATTCATAACTCAGCGAGTACATAAGACTCTACCTGCACCAGTTTCATATTGTAGTTCCTTGCAAGTATCACCAGTGTCTATGTCAAGATATCAAAGTGCACCCTCAGCCCTTGGCATTACAGCTCTTCTACATGATCACGCTGCATCTAGTAGACAAGATGAAATCACACATCCTGTGATTGTATCTCCATCTTCCCTCTCCTGTTCAGCTGCTGATTTAACTGCACCTAAATCTGTGCAGCCTGGTCAGCTGTCTATTTCCACACCTCAACTACTATCATCATCACAAACACCACTGCAGTTGCCATTGCAATTTCCAGGGAATGCAACAGTAGCAAAGACTCCTGCTGTTGTTAATCTGCCGTCTCACCTGCCAGCAGCAGTTCCCCAACAAACTCCAAATGCACTCCAAGACTCTGAAAATACATTACAGGGTACAAGTCAATCTGCATTACTTTCTTCTTcccctcctccacctcctcttTCAGGGGCATCTCCATCATCCTTTGTTAAGAGCTCAGTGTCAACTCTACCTCCACCCCCACCTCCACCCCATTTTGGTTCAAGGGCATCTCCATGTCTCTCAGTCAAGAATTTTATTTCATCTCCTCCCCCTCCCCCTGCTCCTCCAATCCCTTCTTTCTCTCAGGCAGCCCTATCAACCTCGTTCAAGAACTCAGTTTCTGTTCCGCTTCCTCCCCGTTCCATTCGAGGAACATCCTCCATGAACAACTCAGTTTCAGCTCCCAATTCGCTTTCACCTCCGCCTCCTCCTTCCTATCCAGGAACAACATCCTCTGTCAAGAACTCTGTTTCAGCTCCCCCTCCCCCTCCCCCTCCACCCCCTggttctgcttcttcttcagctGCTTGTCCCACTTCTTCTGGACTGCATATGGAGTCAACAGCAGTCATCATGTCTGGTCTCCCTCCACCGCCTCCACCTCCTCTATCAACTTCTGCCATTACATCTGCAGCGCCGCCGCCACCCCCTCCTCCAGCTTTTGCATCAAAGCAATCCTTGTCCAAGAATTCGGTACCTGTACCACCACCTCCTCTTCCCAATGGGGTTTTAAAAACTGCTGATTCCATCCCAACATCTCCTTCAAGGGCTGGTAATCTTGATGTATCTTCAATTCCAGGACCACCTCCTGGAGTTCCATTTAGTGCAAAGGGACGGGGTCTATCACGTACCATTTCAAGAAATCAGGCTCAACCTAAAAAGGCAAATCTGAAGCCATACCATTGGTTAAAATTAACACGAGCAATGCAAGGAAGCTTGTGGGCAGAGGCTCAAAAACCTGATGAAACAACCAA GACACCAGAGTTCGACATGTCAGAACTTGAAAGTCTTTTTTCTGCCGCTACTCCAACAACTTCAGAGGGACATTCAGGGGGGAAATCGGGACGCCGAGCCGCAGGACCTAAATCTGAGAAAGTTCAGCTA ATTGAGCTAAGGCGGGCTTATAACTGTGAGATAATGCTTACTAAAGTTAAAATCCCATTGCCTGATTTGATG AGTTCAGTGCTTGCCTTGGATGAGTCAGCATTAGATGTTGATCAAGTTGAGAACCTCATAAAGTTTTGTCCAACGAAAGAAGAGATGGACTTACTAAAG gggtataacgGAGATAAGGAAAACTTGGGGAAATGTGAACAG GTTTCTGATCTTAGAAAGAATTTGAACACTGTCAATTCGGTAGCAGATGAG atcagaaattcagaaaaaCTGAAAAGGATCATGCAAACCATTCTTTCTCTGGGTAATGCCTTGAATCATGGAACTGCAAGAG GTTCTGCTATTGGATTTCGATTGGATAGCCTCCTGAAGCTCACTGATACGCGGGCTCGGAATAACAAAATGACTCTAATGCATTACCTTTGTAAG GTGCTTGCGGAAAAGCTGCCAGAACTTCTTGATTTTCCGAAGGACCTTGTAAGTTTGGAGGCTTCAACAAAG ATACAATTGAAATATTTGGCAGAGGAAATGCAAGCCATTAGCAAAGGCCTAGAAAAGGTTGTACAAGAGTTGACAGCCTCAGAAAATGATGGTCATGTGTCGGAAACTTTTTGCAAG ACGCTAAAGGAATTTCTTGGTTATGCTGAAGCTGAAGTGAGGTCATTGGCTTTACTTTATTCTAATGTG GGTAGAAATGCAGATGCACTGGCTCTTTATTTTGGGGAAGATCCTGCTCGGTGCCCATTTGAGCAAG TTGTATCTACGCTGCTTAACTTTGTGAGGATGTTTGTCCGAGCTCATGGGGAGAATTGTAAGCAACTTGAATTCGAAAGAAAGAAAGCCCTGAAAGAGGCAGAAAATGAGAAGATGAAAGGGGGGACGCTTTCAAGAAGGGAGTCAGGGCGCTTGATACAGACTCCCATTAAGAGTACCAATATTAAATCCTAA
- the LOC126784677 gene encoding formin-like protein 18 isoform X1: MALFRKFFYRKPPDGLLEISERIYVFDCCFSTDVWEDNEYKVYIGGIVAQLREQFVDASFLVFNFREGEKQSLIANILSEYDMTVMDYPRQYEGCPLLTMETIHHFLRSSESWLSLSHQNVLLLHCERGGWLVLAFMLAALLIYRKQYTGEHKTLDMIYKQAPQEILQLMSPLNPMPSQLRYLQYITRRNVGARWPPLDRALTLDCIIIRLIPNLDGEGGCRPLFRIYGQDPFMVVDRTPKVLFSTPKQSKLVRHYKQADCELVKIDIHCHIQGDVVLECISLDHDLQHEEMMFRIMFNTAFIRSNILMLNRDEIDTLWNIKDQFPKDFRAEILFSEMDAGTSLISIDSPGFEEKDGLPVEAFTKVQEIFSSVDWLDPKTDAALNVLQRIALSNAIQKLDSGSVNTTEPTAEELNSENNIRCPTFVARGKHGSVSAAQGRHGSASADDPETGDNTKTTTHVALGEQSMSNFEVSADASFSRKKFESQELQVALQRSAQSKFITQRVHKTLPAPVSYCSSLQVSPVSMSRYQSAPSALGITALLHDHAASSRQDEITHPVIVSPSSLSCSAADLTAPKSVQPGQLSISTPQLLSSSQTPLQLPLQFPGNATVAKTPAVVNLPSHLPAAVPQQTPNALQDSENTLQGTSQSALLSSSPPPPPLSGASPSSFVKSSVSTLPPPPPPPHFGSRASPCLSVKNFISSPPPPPAPPIPSFSQAALSTSFKNSVSVPLPPRSIRGTSSMNNSVSAPNSLSPPPPPSYPGTTSSVKNSVSAPPPPPPPPPGSASSSAACPTSSGLHMESTAVIMSGLPPPPPPPLSTSAITSAAPPPPPPPAFASKQSLSKNSVPVPPPPLPNGVLKTADSIPTSPSRAGNLDVSSIPGPPPGVPFSAKGRGLSRTISRNQAQPKKANLKPYHWLKLTRAMQGSLWAEAQKPDETTKTPEFDMSELESLFSAATPTTSEGHSGGKSGRRAAGPKSEKVQLIELRRAYNCEIMLTKVKIPLPDLMSSVLALDESALDVDQVENLIKFCPTKEEMDLLKGYNGDKENLGKCEQFFLELMKVPRVEPKLRVFSFKIQFHSQVSDLRKNLNTVNSVADEIRNSEKLKRIMQTILSLGNALNHGTARGSAIGFRLDSLLKLTDTRARNNKMTLMHYLCKVLAEKLPELLDFPKDLVSLEASTKIQLKYLAEEMQAISKGLEKVVQELTASENDGHVSETFCKTLKEFLGYAEAEVRSLALLYSNVGRNADALALYFGEDPARCPFEQVVSTLLNFVRMFVRAHGENCKQLEFERKKALKEAENEKMKGGTLSRRESGRLIQTPIKSTNIKS; encoded by the exons ATGGCGCTTTtcagaaagttcttttatcGGAAGCCACCTGATGGCCTCTTAGAGATCTCCGAAAGGATTTATG TTTTTGATTGCTGTTTCAGCACGGATGTCTGGGAAGACAATGAGTATAAAGTCTACATAGGAGGCATAGTCGCTCAACTTCGCGAACAGTTCGTTGATGCTTCATTCTTGGTCTTTAACTTTCGAGAAGGAGAAAAACAAAGCCTGATTGCTAACATATTGTCTGAGTATGACATGACTGTAATGGACTACCCGCGACAATATGAAGGTTGTCCACTTCTCACAATGGAGACAATTCACCACTTCTTGAGATCAAGTGAAAGCTGGCTATCACTCAGTCACCAAAATGTTCTCTTGTTGCATTGTGAACGAGGTGGATGGTTGGTATTGGCCTTCATGCTGGCTGCACTCTTAATTTACAGGAAGCAGTACACTGGGGAGCACAAGACGTTAGACATGATCTATAAGCAAGCCCCTCAAGAAATTTTGCAGTTAATGTCACCTCTAAATCCAATGCCTTCACAGCTGAGGTATCTTCAGTATATTACAAGACGAAACGTCGGAGCACGGTGGCCTCCACTGGATAGGGCACTTACGCTGGACTGCATAATTATTAGATTAATTCCTAATTTGGATGGAGAGGGTGGTTGCCGTCCATTGTTTAGAATATATGGACAGGATCCTTTCATGGTTGTTGATCGGACTCCTAAAGTTCTCTTTTCTACCCCAAAACAGAGCAAACTCGTACGACATTACAAGCAG GCAGATTGTGAACTAGTTAAAATTGATATTCATTGCCATATCCAAGGGGATGTGGTTCTAGAGTGTATTAGTTTGGATCATGATCTGCAACATGAAGAGATGATGTTTCGTATCATGTTCAATACAGCCTTTATAAGGTCCAATATTCTGATGCTTAATCGTGATGAAATAGATACACTATGGAATATTAAAGACCAATTTCCCAAGGATTTCAGAGCAGAG ATTCTTTTCTCCGAGATGGATGCCGGTACTTCTCTTATATCAATTGATTCGCCTGGTTTTGAGGAGAAAGATGGCCTTCCAGTGGAAGCATTTACAAAAGTCCAGGAGATCTTTAGCAGTGTGGATTGGCTAGATCCAAAAACGGATGCAGCACTTAATGTGCTCCAGCGGATTGCGTTGTCAAATGCTATTCAGAAGCTGGACAGTGGTTCAGTCAATACCACAGAACCAACTGCTGAAGAACTTAATTCAGAAAATAATATCAGGTGTCCTACTTTCGTGGCTCGGGGGAAACACGGCAGTGTTTCCGCAGCTCAGGGGAGACATGGCAGTGCTTCTGCTGATGATCCAGAAACAGGAGATAATACCAAGACTACCACTCATGTGGCTTTAGGAGAGCAATCTATGTCGAACTTTGAAGTGTCTGCAGATGCCAGTTTTAGTAGAAAAAAGTTTGAATCCCAAGAACTGCAAGTAGCTCTCCAACGGTCTGCCCAATCTAAATTCATAACTCAGCGAGTACATAAGACTCTACCTGCACCAGTTTCATATTGTAGTTCCTTGCAAGTATCACCAGTGTCTATGTCAAGATATCAAAGTGCACCCTCAGCCCTTGGCATTACAGCTCTTCTACATGATCACGCTGCATCTAGTAGACAAGATGAAATCACACATCCTGTGATTGTATCTCCATCTTCCCTCTCCTGTTCAGCTGCTGATTTAACTGCACCTAAATCTGTGCAGCCTGGTCAGCTGTCTATTTCCACACCTCAACTACTATCATCATCACAAACACCACTGCAGTTGCCATTGCAATTTCCAGGGAATGCAACAGTAGCAAAGACTCCTGCTGTTGTTAATCTGCCGTCTCACCTGCCAGCAGCAGTTCCCCAACAAACTCCAAATGCACTCCAAGACTCTGAAAATACATTACAGGGTACAAGTCAATCTGCATTACTTTCTTCTTcccctcctccacctcctcttTCAGGGGCATCTCCATCATCCTTTGTTAAGAGCTCAGTGTCAACTCTACCTCCACCCCCACCTCCACCCCATTTTGGTTCAAGGGCATCTCCATGTCTCTCAGTCAAGAATTTTATTTCATCTCCTCCCCCTCCCCCTGCTCCTCCAATCCCTTCTTTCTCTCAGGCAGCCCTATCAACCTCGTTCAAGAACTCAGTTTCTGTTCCGCTTCCTCCCCGTTCCATTCGAGGAACATCCTCCATGAACAACTCAGTTTCAGCTCCCAATTCGCTTTCACCTCCGCCTCCTCCTTCCTATCCAGGAACAACATCCTCTGTCAAGAACTCTGTTTCAGCTCCCCCTCCCCCTCCCCCTCCACCCCCTggttctgcttcttcttcagctGCTTGTCCCACTTCTTCTGGACTGCATATGGAGTCAACAGCAGTCATCATGTCTGGTCTCCCTCCACCGCCTCCACCTCCTCTATCAACTTCTGCCATTACATCTGCAGCGCCGCCGCCACCCCCTCCTCCAGCTTTTGCATCAAAGCAATCCTTGTCCAAGAATTCGGTACCTGTACCACCACCTCCTCTTCCCAATGGGGTTTTAAAAACTGCTGATTCCATCCCAACATCTCCTTCAAGGGCTGGTAATCTTGATGTATCTTCAATTCCAGGACCACCTCCTGGAGTTCCATTTAGTGCAAAGGGACGGGGTCTATCACGTACCATTTCAAGAAATCAGGCTCAACCTAAAAAGGCAAATCTGAAGCCATACCATTGGTTAAAATTAACACGAGCAATGCAAGGAAGCTTGTGGGCAGAGGCTCAAAAACCTGATGAAACAACCAA GACACCAGAGTTCGACATGTCAGAACTTGAAAGTCTTTTTTCTGCCGCTACTCCAACAACTTCAGAGGGACATTCAGGGGGGAAATCGGGACGCCGAGCCGCAGGACCTAAATCTGAGAAAGTTCAGCTA ATTGAGCTAAGGCGGGCTTATAACTGTGAGATAATGCTTACTAAAGTTAAAATCCCATTGCCTGATTTGATG AGTTCAGTGCTTGCCTTGGATGAGTCAGCATTAGATGTTGATCAAGTTGAGAACCTCATAAAGTTTTGTCCAACGAAAGAAGAGATGGACTTACTAAAG gggtataacgGAGATAAGGAAAACTTGGGGAAATGTGAACAG TTTTTCCTAGAATTAATGAAAGTACCACGAGTAGAACCCAAACTCAGAGTTTTCTCATTTAAAATACAATTCCATTCCCAG GTTTCTGATCTTAGAAAGAATTTGAACACTGTCAATTCGGTAGCAGATGAG atcagaaattcagaaaaaCTGAAAAGGATCATGCAAACCATTCTTTCTCTGGGTAATGCCTTGAATCATGGAACTGCAAGAG GTTCTGCTATTGGATTTCGATTGGATAGCCTCCTGAAGCTCACTGATACGCGGGCTCGGAATAACAAAATGACTCTAATGCATTACCTTTGTAAG GTGCTTGCGGAAAAGCTGCCAGAACTTCTTGATTTTCCGAAGGACCTTGTAAGTTTGGAGGCTTCAACAAAG ATACAATTGAAATATTTGGCAGAGGAAATGCAAGCCATTAGCAAAGGCCTAGAAAAGGTTGTACAAGAGTTGACAGCCTCAGAAAATGATGGTCATGTGTCGGAAACTTTTTGCAAG ACGCTAAAGGAATTTCTTGGTTATGCTGAAGCTGAAGTGAGGTCATTGGCTTTACTTTATTCTAATGTG GGTAGAAATGCAGATGCACTGGCTCTTTATTTTGGGGAAGATCCTGCTCGGTGCCCATTTGAGCAAG TTGTATCTACGCTGCTTAACTTTGTGAGGATGTTTGTCCGAGCTCATGGGGAGAATTGTAAGCAACTTGAATTCGAAAGAAAGAAAGCCCTGAAAGAGGCAGAAAATGAGAAGATGAAAGGGGGGACGCTTTCAAGAAGGGAGTCAGGGCGCTTGATACAGACTCCCATTAAGAGTACCAATATTAAATCCTAA